tcctctgctctattctcctttaaactgtatggtgAAAATGTCTCCATATGCATGtctaaaattaatcaaaatatctgtttaaataatagatgacCTATATTTGGTGCatgaagctcacatttggaCAACTCTAATGTCTTATGTTAAAtatcagaaacaaaaaaatcactgtttagcTGAATTCTCTTTGACTCCTAAGTGATCAGTTAGTGACTTTTatctttctgtctctgtttctcactgcctcagtgaactgcttcaaagtttcagagtttctctcgtCTTTTATATTTGTTAATTATCGATATATGGCAAATCATTATACAAACACATTCAAGGTTTTAATAACATTTCGATTATGCATGCATTGATGGAGGTTTTAACATTTAGCTTGCCCTCAACAAAGAAAGAATATAAGTGGAGTATTAAGTGAACGATATTCAGACACACTGCCCGCCCTGGCTTGCACAGAGAGAGCACACACGGCGCTGACGCGCTGATCCTCCACGGACAGAGAGGCACTTTAAAGCAaaaggagaaagttcaggtctaAGTTTATCCTCCAACATTCTGAAAtcattttccctaaacagatagaAACCTTCAGTTTACATTACAAGCACGTAAGCGTGTGTGTCAGtaaatgtgtgtgagtgtcgcgtttgtgtgtgtcatacagcatcaaagcccttgATGCTGCGTAAAAACGCAcgaatggatgaagagaccagccactttccagttattttggagggaaatttgagcttttatgtgccgaacagcctctctgtaacaagCCTTACTCATAACGGCTAACAGACAAGCACGGTCAGAGTGAAGCataagttgtgacactgataaattccaccAGCCATCGTGTCACGCTGCTACCCGCCATAGCTgaaatccacccgcatttggctagttggcggaTGTAAATGTCAAGCCATTGTTATTACAGTTTAGTCCTGTTAGTCAGTTAGTGAACTATTAAAATATTTGCAAGGACTGATATGTCCTGAgctaaatcttttttttttttttattattttttgaagttttaatGCCATACTGAAAAATATTAATCAGCATGCAACATTTGAAGGATGTGGATGAGCATGACAGAAAATAATGTCAATAAATGTGACAGTGTAAATATTTCATGTACAGGTTCACAAACTACAGTGAGTAATCTGACCTCAGAATCTCCAGTCGACAGTTTGGACTCTCCAGGCCAGAACAAAGGAGCTTCATCTCTGAATCAGTGCTGATGTTCTCCAGCTCCAGCTCTCTCAGATGTGAGGGGTTGGCCTTCAGAGCTGAGGCTATGATTTCCCAGTGAGCCTCTGAGAGATTGATGAGAGCAAATCTGCAATGACATCAATTGCAAAAATAGTCATAAAAAAGTACACATTATATTTATGGAGATTATTTGATAATTAACTGCTGTGATTGGTTAACATTTGAATTACACTTTAATGGAATTTGTGCAGTTGTTTAAGACAAAACTTTTGCTCTCATCACTTTTTATAACACCTGCAAATCGTCAAGACTGAGTTTGTTTGCTAAATTTCCATTCCTCTCTATTTAGATGTCTGTCTCTGGATTGGAGAACCATCTCAGAAAGTCACTGCTGTCAGGCTGCCGTTCATGAGAAAGAAGTTGCTGCAagtgaataagaaaaaaatctcaacatTTAATCTAGATGTACTGGTTGAGTCACGTGGGAGAtgtcattaaaacaaagacatcatAAGAACAGGAATAAGAAGAGTAAAAGGTATTAACTAATGCTGGGcatagattaatttttttaatctagattaatctcactGCAATCCTGTagttaatctagattaatctagattaaaatgCTAGACTTGAATTTTGCcgaagacattaaaaaaatgcttgacCTATCTAAATATTAAGGAAAATGCATCACAGACTGCTTGAGAacacctcgcttgctcaccactgaaccctcactttaaacaccaaagtttgctcatttatcatgtggatttcAACCTACTCAAaacctactcacaggtcataacagagacagaattaaaaagttgttctccatctctccaacttgtcttaGCACTGTTACAAGTGtttgctgtatgaagctctctgtcaggatggatccagcgggattttaaaggagtgacggaCAACATAAAGTCCAACGCAACCTCTGGTTTGTGCTTATGTGCAAACAACATGTAATATCGACTACTGGTTGTAATCACACACCCAAGCATccactctttcattaaaaacagacattgtcCAGTTCAGCGGAGTGACTCAGCCGCTCGGATGTaacccctctgaaaccacacacacatacacacacagccacagaTGTCATGGTGGTGACTTGCAGAGCAACACATTTGCTCGACGCAGGACTTCGAATGGTCAATGGTGGCATCACATTGATGGCGCACCTACGCCGTCGACGCAatgcagaagtataaatcaggcttaagccTGCTCACAGCAGACCCAAACCTCCGCCCTGCTCCCATTGGAAATGACTGGAGGTGTGTTGGTAGCCTACTACATGTGCTCGGCAGTGTGTCTGTAAGCCCCTTTAGTGAATAGATTAACGTGCAATAATTTTCTTATTGTGCGAAAAGAGTCTTGCGTTAACTTAACACGTTAACGCCGTTAACGGTCCAGCAATAGTATTAACACAAGCTAATAAAACAGTAGTAAGGAattaatagtaacaataataataacagtaaaacagcaaAAGTAGCAGTAATGTAATAATAAAAGTGGAGATAAAAGGTAAAACGATGACTGAAGGAATAGGAATGGGTAAAaagacgacatcacataaaagcaagtctataaaaatgagtttcaggaagtgatttaaaagcagtGACTGTTTCTACACGCCTTATTTCCTCAGggaggttgttccaaagtcgaggggccctgatggagaaggccctgtcaTCTTTAGTTACAAGTCTCagtctcaactttggaacgaccagaaGGCCCCCACCCAAGGATCTCAGGGTGTGGGCTGGCTCATAGAGGGTTAAAAGTTCTGTAACATATACTGGAGCCAGAGCctttagtgctttaaaagtaatgagtaaaatcttaaaatcaattctaaaattAACTGGAAGCCaatgtaaagatgctaaaataGGGGTGATATAATGTTGTCTGTtaaagcctagctgctgcattctggacGAGTTGGAGGCAGGAAAGAGATTTCTGGGTAATACCGGAGAGAAGTGAGTTGCAGTAATCCAGACGGGGGAAAATGAGGGTGTGGATGACTTTTTCCATGTCAGACTGGGAGAGGATGGGTTTTAATTTAGAGATACTGCGTAAGTGAAAGAAGCATGACTGTGTTATTTTATTGATATAAGCTGCAAAGGTGATTTTAGAATCAAATTGAACTCCTGGATTTCTGGCTgttgatttgatatttgatgaaaatgaaCTGAGGCTGTTATTGATTATGTTTGAGGGATTTTGTAAATTGAACATAATTATTTCAGATTTGCAGTTAAGTTGTAGAAAGTTCTGTGCCATCCAACAGTTAATATTGAACAGGCAGTCTTttacagcagctaggcttcttgggtcctcaggtctcaggggcaggtatatctgtgtgtcgtctgcattgCAGTGGAAGGAGACCTTATGATTCTGAATTATTTGACCAAGGGGCAGCATAGAAATCAAACATAAAATCTACCTAAAACTGAACCTTGCAGTTCACCACAGGTAAGAGTAGAGGTAAAGGAGGAGTGGTTACCTATGGTGACCACAAAGGTTTGCTTTAAAACataagaataaaaccagctaaGTGCAGTGTCCCTGATGCCCACCCAGTCTCTGAGATGCTCTATTAAAATACTGTGATCAATGGTATCAAATGCTGCACTGAGATGGTGTGATAGActctaaaactttaaataaaacttgGGGGTTAGAAGGAtcagctaaaataaaaataaaaagctgtcCTTGCATCTTAAACTGCCTTTTGGTAGTTCTTCATCGCTTCTTTCCAGATGTCTTTAAAAACTTGTAAactgtttttctccatttcctctcctttctcctAAAGTCTCTCTTTAATTCATTTAGAGACTCTGTTAACCAGGGCTCGGGTTccttatttgactttttgtttttaaaggaggCAACAGAGTCCAGGACAGATTTACaagtctgattaaaaaaaagacgaGCTCTTCTGTGTAAAAATCTGGGTCAAAGGCAGTTAAAGATGCAGAATCAAAAAGCTCCTTAAACTTGCTAGCAGACACAGAATTAAAAACCCTTCTACAGACAGTAGCAGTTTCAGTAAAACCTGTCTGGGATAAAACcatgttaaataaaatcagtttgtGGTCTGACACACAGATATCCTTTGTCATAAAATCATTAGGGCTAAGGCCACAGTATAAAACCAAGTCAAGCGTGGGACCTTTTGAATATGTGGGTTCCTGGATGGCCTGGGTCAGGTTAAAAGATtctaaaatttctaaaaattcAGCAGTCAGAGTTTGAGAAGGACAACAGACATGAATGTTAAAATCCCCTTGAATaaatttgtcatgttttgttaaaaaatatgataaaaactcagaaaactCCTGGATAAAAGCATTGTTGGGTCCGGGTGGTCTATagatgattaaaatcaaaataggCTCTTTTGCTCTGATGATAAAAGCAAGGTGTTCAAATGATAAAAACTACTGTGTGTGATGGGGgtgcatttaaacattttcttgtgAATGACAGCAACCCCCCCACCCTGACTAGATAGCCGGGGCTGATGTAGGTGAGTAAAATCTTAGGGGATTGCTTCTATGATAGAGCTGCAGTCTCCAGGAGTGTGCCAAGCTTCAGTTAAAATAAAGAAGTCTAAGTTGTTCTGAGAGATAAAATCATggcataaaaacattttattactAAGTGATCTGATATTTAAAAGTCCAAAGTTTGCAGGAGCACAGGTAAAAGAGGGGCAGGGGCGGGGTAACCGAGGTAATATGGATTTGAATTAAACTGGAAGGGGTGCAGGATTTGGCAGGTGGCCGGTGTAGACGTCTATTGGTGATATGAACAGGGATCAGTGCGGGGCTTAAAAAGGGGACGGGAGACGAGGGAAGACTGGCAGGTTTGTGGGCGGAGTTTAGGGAGGCAGTGAGATCAAGTGACAGGGAGAGCAAGGGATTATTGAACAGGGAAAAGGGAGTGGTCAGAGTGTGGGAACGTGCTATTGTTGACAGACTGTCATGCAGATTGTGAATGGGAATGATGAACTACATGCTGAATGTTTCCGGACAGCATTCAGCTACCCCACCTGTTTGGATGAATGCcgtcatgtttaaaaagtgagtCATTACCCcagaataaatcaaaattttccaaaaatataaaaccatGGGAGGGGCAGGAGGAATGGAGCCAGGTATTAAGACTGAGAATGCGGCTGAAGCGCTCCACTCCACGTCAGAGAGTGGGGATTGGGCCAGAGATAGAAACAGTCTTTCATGTGTCCTGTAAAACgttaaaaagaaagttaagaTCTCTTTTTGTTACCTCAGACTCCCGACGGGATGTGTCGTTTGTTTCAACATGCAGGATTATTTTAGTGACTGAGGGGGGGAGTGAGGGGAGAAGGTGCAGAATTTTGACCAGAATAATAGGGACGGTGGCACCGGGAAAACAGTGAGTGATGGCGTTGATGAAGCGGATGTTCCTGATGACAGAGTCTCCGATGGGCAGGGCTGGACTGGCCATATGACATACCGGGCAAATGCCTGGTGGGCCGACATACTCTGGGGCCggtatcttttatttatttttcatttcttgctaAACACCGGCCCATATAGCAGGGTCGGTGGCCCCTTGGTTGTTTTCTTCATAATGACAATTGACTGGCCCAGTTACAGTTCTCCTAAAGGTCTGTCAATACTCTCCCCTCCCCTTTCTGCTCCAGCTTAGAAAGTGAAACTAAAGTGTCTGGGCAACACGAAACCTAAGCGCCAAAACCACCAGATCAAATGGATATGAAAACAAACGCAAAATTAGAACAAAAACCTGCTGGTCAAGATACACAGAAGTTGTAAAGACTCTGCAGTTTGTGCAACAGACAGTCTGATGCTAAATGCAGCTACacggggaggaggaggaggaggaggaggaggaggaggaggaggagaagagaacCAGAGGAGAGGCAGATGCGTGACAAGTACATCATGAGCATGAGGAGAGTGAAGCAGTCGTGAGTGAGCTCTATAGAGTATCATAATAAAGGCTTATAAAGATAATTAGACTTTGGGTCCACTTtataaagaaaactaaaacagtCTGAGATTAAGTCTGAAGATTGAAGAGATGGTTAAATCCTCTCTCCATACCATGAAATGACTCCATTATAAATACAAGTCCTGAATTCAGACATTATCCCAGTTACATACAAATACACCCGTGTCagtatttttataaatgttgaGAAATATACAGAGCCATCAAATGTTCGTTAAAGCAGAGTAGCTTTTCCTGATGtttttatcagtattattaGAATAAATGTACTTATTTAATCGGGGATTTAATTTCTGCAAgcatatgttttaaattaaggccttttgatttaaaaatacaatgatTTCTTGCAGAGATAGTATCAACATAAATTGCATATTTTTCTGCTCTTCTACTTGATATGGCACATACTCACCATATTGATTTGGTGTACTACTCACCTCAGACCGTTAGTCAGTCTaaacagagtgaaaacaccattagatgtgtcatAGACACCAACTTCTAAACTATGTCATTGTTggacgatttttttttttagtaccTCTATGTAATAAGGGGTGTGATGTAACGTGTGTAATATTATGTTATACTTTGATCCGCTGTGAGGGGCCGGTCCGAGGTAAAAATGCCAGGGCCAAATTTTCTTCCCAGTCCAGCCCTGGTGCTGGGAGGGAAGAGAGGGCGAGTAGGTGAGTGGAGGGTGTCGCAGCCACTGGATGGTGGACGGTCCGGCTGCACAGACATTGACTGCGCTGACACTGATGGATCTGGAAGTGTCGTAGGCGCAGGTGGAGAACCGTGAGGGGAACTTGTTCGGGGCACACCGCCTGAGCATCTGGCAATGGCCTCCTGCAGCAGTCTGTGATGCGTCATTCCTGATGAGGCAGGCCGGGCAATGTGGTCAGCGCTGTGGACAGCCCGCAGAAGCGCCACTATGGCTGGAGCCGGCCCGCTCGGCTCAGATGGAGCTCGGACCACTGCAGAATCCTTGGGGTGGATGGAAGCCTCGTCCATAAGGGGCGTGAAGCGATCGGTGAGTGGGAGTGGAGCTGGTGGAGAGGCTCTCCCAGGAGCCGTCCTTCAGACGTGCTGTGCCACAGTCGCCCAGTTCAGGCTTGCTGGCTCCTGTGTAGAGCAGTGTGTAGGGGACGCAAGGCCTCCAGCATCCATACCGACCTCAGGATCCTCCAGCAGTTGTGAAACAGCAGCGACCTGATCCACGGGTGCAACTGTGGAGATGAGGTCATCAGCCAGCTGCAGCAGGGGAGGATGGCCACTCAGTTCGACCGCACGGCATTCACCACGACTCAGCCCCCGCGCCAGGATACATTGACACCACCCAGGGAAGAGTGGCCGCGGAGGCTGAGACCAGCCGAGACACCAGTCTGGAGGGAGAAGGTGACTGCCTGGTGGCCTGCATGAACGAGATGAGCTTTGCCTGGACGTTTGTGAAAGAAATAAAGCCATCTATCAGCTCGTCCTTCTGGCGGATTTCAAGCTTGAGGCGGTGTCAGCTGGCTCGAGCTGCCAGGAAGGAGGACCCGTAGGCAGAGGACATGTGTGCAAAcactttgcatttattttcacaCCATGTTAACACCAGCACTTCAACACAGAATGACTACCTTTTATACCTTCCCTCTGGTAATCATCCACTGGAATAATCCATCCCCCCAGGTATTCACCAAATCATCAatttataaatacatataaTTCATATTTACAAACCATTACCAAAAACATAAATAGATTATTAATTAATATACACACCTAAACCCTGTTGAATAAATACCCCCAAATAATTTACATAAACATATACACTAAAATGCAACAATAAAACTCCCCTCTACCAGCACCCTACTTAGTAGCTTCCCCCCCGGAACTGATAAAAGGTGTCCGAGACCCCGGGGAATTCTTTCACCCGAACACCCTGGGGCAGAAGAGGCAGAGCTAAGTTTTCCGCGCAttcatttacacatttaaatcaataattCTGTTTGTTAATTTATACTCACAACTACACAATTTATGTCTACACCTGAGTAAGGCCCAACTGAGTATTTCTTTCTGCTTATAGGAGAACGACGAGGCAGAACAGCCCAGTGTCCCTGCTGTGTCGGCTGGCTGACACACAAACTCCTCACCCAAACGTACACACTCACGCTATTCCTTTAACTcaataaatctgtaaaatacATGCTGGaagtgttgttttatttatactAAATAAGTGTTAAAAGTCCATATCTAAAAATATCACTAGAAACACACTTAAATGGCCATCTTCAATATCACACCAGTGCCTGGTAACGGCGTGCCGTCATTACAGGCAGCAAAAACCCTCCTTTAACTGTGAGTTTGTGTGATAACAGTCCCCACACGCAGCCATAAAGACAGTTTTTAGGAACTACAAAAATCCCACTGCTCTTATTGTTAGGAAGCATCAGGGTCTGCTGGCAGCCAGCCAAGGCAGTGGCGGCTGatgatgtcaaacaaaaattaagttCAAACAATCCAGATGAACCGCCCAAGTTAAAAGAatgctttgtttaaaaacaaGTATTAAAACATGGCTGGAAGTCTggattaaaataacaatttttgcAGAGCCACTGGCAGTTAGGATTCAAAAAACTCACGCATGCATAGTAGTGAAACCTCTCCTGTCAGGGCACAAAGCAATCACCTAACCCTGTCAGTGTTTAAAATATTCAGCTAATTCAGTAACTGGACAAATATACAAATCTAAATACTGGTTTGTATTCAGGGCACACGTACATGATGTGAAACAGACAGAATTTGAGAAAATTCCCAACTGTATCACCATGTCAGTACAAGAACTAATCAGCATTTATAACTGATTCATATAACTCATCACATCTACACTTACCTAGCCTTCCTGCAGTTCCTCACAGCTGGAATCAGCCTCCGCATTCCCTCCTCTGTTGTTCTGTACTTCTCCAGGTCCAACTCATCCAGAACCTCCTCTGACATCTGCAGCATGTAGGCCAGAGCAGAGCACTGGATCTCAGAGAGTCTCTGCTCTGATCTGTTCCCTGACTTCAGGAACTCTTGGATCCCCTGATATACTGAGAGATCATTCATCTCCATCAGACAGTGGAAGATGTTGATGCTTCTGTCAGGAGAGTTATTAAAACTGTTCATCTGCTTCAGGTTGTTGATGATTCGTTGGATTGTTGCTGGACTGTTGTCTATCTGACCCAGCAGACCTCCTAACAGTCTCTGGTTTGACTCCAGACACAGTCCATGAAGGAAACGAACAAACAGGTCCAGGTGGCCATTTTTACTTTGAAGAGATTTTTTCATGGCTCTACACAGGAAATCTACCAAATCTACCTCCAGGAAATCCTGCAGCACTGTTGTGTTCCTGTTGGTGAAACAGTGGAGCATGTAGACTGCAGccagaaactcctgaacacTCAGATGAACAAAGCAGTAAACTGTTTTCTGGAAGATCACACTCTCTCTTTTGAAGATCTCTGTGCAAACTCCTGAGAACACCGAGGCCTCTGTGACACCCAGACCACAGCGCTCCAGGTCTTCTTCGTAGAACATGATGTTTCCGTCCTCCAGATGTTAAAACGCCAGCCTCCCCAGCTTCAGAAGAACTTCTCTTTCAGCCTCCATCAGCTCCTGTGGACTGGTCTCATGTCCCCCATCATACTTCTGCCTCTTCCTCTTTGTCTGAACCAACAGGAAGTGTGAGTACATGTCAGTCAGGGTCTTGGgcagctctcctctctgctgcgtGCTCATCATGTTCTCCAGAACTgtagcagtgatccagcagaagactGGGATCAGACACATGATGTGGAGGCTCCTGGATGTCTTGATGTGGGAGATGATTGTGCTGGACAGATCTTCATCACTGAACCTCCTCCTGAAGTACTCCTCCTTCTGGGGGTCAGTGAAGCCTCGGACTTCTGTCAGCCTGTCCACACATGAAggagggatctgattggctgctgcaggtcgaGAAGTTATCCAGATGAGAGCTGAGGGAAGCAGATTCCCCTTGATGAGGTTTATTAACAGCACATTAACTGATGACTTCTGTGTGACATCAGAAACAACCTCACTGATGCTGAAATCCAACAACAGTCTGCTTTCATCCAGGCCgtcaaagatgaacaaaagtTTACAGACAGCCAGCGTCTCTGCTCTGACCTTCTGTAATGTTGGATGGAAAACATGGAGCAGCTCCAGAAGACTGTAGCGCTCATCTCTGATCAAGTTCAGCTCTCTGAATGAAAGCAGAATCAGCAGACTGATGTCCTGGTTTTCCAAGCCCTCTGCCCAGTCCAGAGTGAACTTCTGCACCGTGAAGGTTTTCCCAACACCAGCGACACCGTTAGTCAGAACCACTCTGATGGGTTTCTGTTGGTCAGGGAGGGCTTTAAAGATCTCATAGTACTTGATTGGTGTTTCATGGATGATCTTCTTGGAAGCTGTCTCAAGCTGTCTGACCTCATGTTGGCTGTTGACCTCTTCACTCTGTCCCTCTGTGATGTAGAGCTCAGTGTAGATCCTGTTGAGGAGAGTTCTACTTCCTGCTTCATCAGTTCCTTCAGTCACACGTTCACATCTCCTCCTCAGACTGATCTTGTGTTCATCTAAAACCTCCTGAAGACCACCTCTCactgaaaagagaaagaaatgttgaccaaaacaaagaaacattaTCTGGCTGTTCTGGTCAATGACAAGATCAAAAGAACAAAAGTTTAACAAGATTATCTTCAGAGTAAAGATGACAAATATCAGCCATTTTTGTTGCTACCTTCATAGTCATTCAACGCACAAAACACAGTTGTGACGTCCAACATGAATGCAGACCCCAAATATTTTCTAGGAATAAACCCACACTGGCATAACCAGAAGCACATGGTGGCTGGTGGCCCTTCGCCCAACTGCTCTATTCCCAACATACCCGGCCGTAGCTGGAGGAGTGTTTACCTGAGAGAACAGCTTCTTTGTACATCTTGGCTGCCAAGTTACAACTCTTtttgagagcacagaaaaacacatttcgTGTCATCtcctaaccttacaaagcagatggatacgcctttttctgtgtttctcactggtgaatccatcttacaaagctcccatctgaaccgtttgggcccagttagaaagtgacaggaccaatcagcgacgaagggcagtactttcaggcacagcagagtcatgacataaacaagcagcaagaggccagtgcagttatggtggaagagctaagctttttttttttttttttttttttttgtcgatcacaccaaccaaccaactcgccaacaaaataactaaataaacaaCCAAAAAACTTGGCTAACTGTAGGCCAACATGTTCTGAGATGTCATTAGtgaattatttaatatttgatgttttgtcATGTTATCTACATAAAAAATCCTTGTGCTTCGTTGTTTTAGCTTTATTTGTGTCATTcctcaaagcagttcctgtctgcagagacacagagggccacatcacagtctttgtctctctttctctccattatgagctattcaggctgtctccAGTGCACATGTGCAGTTTTACAAATTGTGAaagaacagcctgctattggttgtcacagcccagtcacaatgcattgtgggatacaaacagacaatatgatGGACAGCATTAGCTGCTGGCAGCAGAAACGATTTTAAAAAAATCGGATACCGTTAGGCATGGATAGGGTTATTACAACATAAAACAGatggatgggggggggggctctgatttatgtttcaaaagttatttaactttctgTAACCTGTGTCTCCTCTTGTTGTGTAAGACAATGTCTGTCTTAGAGGGTTTTTGCTAAGAAGGACAGG
Above is a genomic segment from Cheilinus undulatus linkage group 19, ASM1832078v1, whole genome shotgun sequence containing:
- the LOC121527007 gene encoding LOW QUALITY PROTEIN: protein NLRC3-like (The sequence of the model RefSeq protein was modified relative to this genomic sequence to represent the inferred CDS: substituted 1 base at 1 genomic stop codon), with protein sequence MEGQPSCCAVCQDVLKDPVSTSCGHWFCRKCITSYWDQSGSPGDSSCPQCGERSRRGHGLETADQTSAEQMRGGLQEVLDEHKISLRRRCERVTEGTDEAGSRTLLNRIYTELYITEGQSEEVNSQHEVRQLETASKKIIHETPIKYYEIFKALPDQQKPIRVVLTNGVAGVGKTFTVQKFTLDWAEGLENQDISLLILLSFRELNLIRDERYSLLELLHVFHPTLQKVRAETLAVCKLLFIFDGLDESRLLLDFSISEVVSDVTQKSSVNVLLINLIKGNLLPSALIWITSRPAAANQIPPSCVDRLTEVRGFTDPQKEEYFRRRFSDEDLSSTIISHIKTSRSLHIMCLIPVFCWITATVLENMMSTQQRGELPKTLTDMYSHFLLVQTKRKRQKYDGGHETSPQELMEAEREVLLKLGRLAFXHLEDGNIMFYEEDLERCGLGVTEASVFSGVCTEIFKRESVIFQKTVYCFVHLSVQEFLAAVYMLHCFTNRNTTVLQDFLEVDLVDFLCRAMKKSLQSKNGHLDLFVRFLHGLCLESNQRLLGGLLGQIDNSPATIQRIINNLKQMNSFNNSPDRSINIFHCLMEMNDLSVYQGIQEFLKSGNRSEQRLSEIQCSALAYMLQMSEEVLDELDLEKYRTTEEGMRRLIPAVRNCRKARLSECSLSEISCSSLASALKTHPSHLRELDLSENYELQDSGVKILCDYLQSPNCKLEILRLRKCSLSEISCSSLTSALKTHPSHLRELDLSYNKLQDSGVKFLCDYLQSPNCKLEILRLWSCSLSEISCSSLASALKSVPSHLRELDLSENTLQDSGVEFLCDYLQSPNCKLETLRLSICSLSEISCASLASALKSNPSHLRELDLCYNKLQDSGVKLLSDLLESPHYRLDSFGYDDVITADDEKKCAKREALPDVVQAEGRLPIGDRVPAEDRLPIGDRVPAEDRVSADVRLLSVRAEFIRRVTDPGLNQLIDRLLQHGVITDEEMQSFHTKARADKARDVIDSVRGKGAEASSVLIASLSEVDPWLYRALNLT